From one Bombyx mori chromosome 5, ASM3026992v2 genomic stretch:
- the LOC119628515 gene encoding uncharacterized protein LOC119628515 has translation MATKRSTALLATALITVKNSTGHYTVLRALIDQGSQANFISERAAQLLKVKGTPTKGTITGVGSTQTEVNLAVQLEILSRYKCNFKLNVEAYVMPSRLTTYLPSTTIADSTLTWSHLKGLKLADPTFNQPGRVDMLLGVEVYAAILKNEIIRGPPGSPCAQHTSFGWILFGKVHNDIEERKITVMHHHMDFDELLHTLWELDYDNQRKLTQEEELCENIYYENVRRDNEGRYIVKLPFKSYVILSTEGNTRDIALRRLTQLERRLQRDMKLRTEYTKVMQEYIELNHMEEVPEEELGKPSVYLPHHAVVKDTSETTKVRTVFNASSMGSNNVSINDELLVGPQLQEDMRSLVMRWRLKRVCFIADIEKMYRQILVTKQDADYQRILWRIDPNFKVKDYRLLRVTFGTASAPFLAVRTLQQVAEDEGKDFPEAARMIKEDFWMDDLLSGNDTVSEAIESARNVSDILNRGGFKLQKWSSNSIEFMKNISPTERSTLINVDMNLGGTVRTLGLSWNIGDDVLQYNLNLPEVPLTITKRSILAEIQRLFDPLGWIAPALLPGKLIIQRLWLKRLTWDEEVDSETKRDWLEMRNNLNYLKEIKIPRWLLITSDVIEDVSIHGFCDASTMAYGAVAYLRVKTYNNEYKTMLIAAKTRVAPVKPVSLPRLELCGAVLLSKLLKHISRATRIPRKQIFAWTDSTIVLSWLTGDPTRWQTFVRNRVVTVLDNIGNAWYHVQSQDNPADIASRGMLLSDLKEFSLWWNGPKWLTHEEILMSCGDNISTDLELRRTIINTNIKIDNNHNEGNYIHNQFENFNNLMELQRTIVYCKKFLNFKRSSDNISTKCFSPLELTEALETCVRLAQHNDFEHEIHDLLQGTGVSNRSVLKNLNPYLDKKGLLRVGGRLRNAEMENDAKYPMIISHKNPIATLIVSDAHLKTLHGGLQLTMNFVRSRFWIIRVKSLISATIHKCLICAKQKAKVRHQLMGDLPAARVTPTRPFLHSGVDFAGPLQILVSRGRGMKCTKGYICIFICMSTKAIHLELVGDLSTESFLGCFRRFVARRGRCSHIWSDQGTNFVGASKELAKMWQEAKLSIPEDLINILAEDGTHWHFNPPYSPNFGGLWEAGVKSIKYHLRRILDRTLTFEEMSTTLCQIEACLNSRPLCPIDHNDIDNLNVLTPGHFLIGEAPINIPEPDLSQVNVNRLSRWQHTQRILQNFWHKWKTEYLTRLQQRPKWLTIKEEFKIGEVVLIKEDHLPPGKWALGRIVDKYPGSDNICRVYSLKCCGKLIKRSISRLCKLPINE, from the coding sequence ATGGCGACAAAGAGGTCCACAGCATTGCTGGCCACAGCATTGATAACTGTTAAGAATAGTACAGGACATTATACAGTATTGCGCGCCTTAATAGATCAAGGGTCACAGGCTAATTTTATTAGTGAAAGAGCAGCACAACTTTTGAAAGTCAAAGGAACACCCACTAAGGGGACAATCACTGGAGTTGGATCTACACAAACGGAAGTAAATCTGGCAGTCCAGCTTGAAATATTATctagatacaaatgcaattTCAAGCTCAACGTGGAAGCATATGTGATGCCTTCACGTTTAACAACATACTTACCGTCCACAACTATTGCCGACTCCACACTCACCTGGTCGCATTTGAAAGGTCTCAAGCTGGCAGATCCCACCTTTAATCAACCAGGGAGAGTTGATATGCTTCTAGGTGTAGAAGTATATGCAGCCATtctgaaaaatgaaattattcgaGGTCCTCCTGGCTCTCCATGCGCACAACATACAAGTTTTGGATGGATTCTCTTTGGAAAGGTACACAATGACATTGAAGAAAGGAAAATAACAGTAATGCACCACCACATGGATTTTGATGAACTGTTACACACATTATGGGAGTTAGACTATGATAATCAAAGAAAACTTACACAAGAAGAGGAACTCTGTGAGaacatttattatgaaaatgttaGGAGAGACAATGAAGGAAGATACATTGTGAAATTACCTTTTAAATCATATGTCATACTAAGTACAGAAGGTAATACCAGGGATATAGCACTAAGAAGATTAACACAACTAGAGAGAAGATTACAGAGAGACATGAAGTTAAGGACAGAATACACTAAAGTGATGCAAGAATATATTGAATTGAATCATATGGAAGAAGTACCAGAAGAAGAATTAGGGAAACCCTCTGTCTACCTTCCTCATCATGCAGTTGTAAAGGATACAAGTGAGACTACCAAAGTAAGAACTGTGTTCAATGCCTCCTCAATGGGATCTAATAATGTTTCCATTAATGATGAGTTACTAGTTGGCCCACAATTGCAAGAAGACATGAGATCATTGGTTATGAGATGGAGACTAAAACGAGTTTGTTTCATAGCAGATATTGAGAAAATGTATCGGCAGATATTGGTTACCAAACAGGATGCAGATTACCAACGAATCTTGTGGAGAATTGATCCAAATTTTAAAGTCAAAGATTACAGATTGCTTCGGGTAACATTTGGAACTGCTTCAGCTCCGTTCCTTGCTGTAAGAACTCTACAACAAGTTGCAGAAGATGAAGGCAAAGATTTCCCTGAAGCAGCTAGAATGATTAAGGAAGACTTCTGGATGGATGACTTATTATCTGGTAACGATACAGTAAGTGAAGCCATTGAATCAGCAAGAAATGTCAGTGACATTTTGAATCGTGGCggtttcaaattacaaaaatggTCTTCTAACAGTAttgaatttatgaaaaatatttcaccTACAGAAAGAAGTACATTGATAAATGTGGATATGAACCTGGGAGGAACTGTTAGAACATTGGGGTTATCATGGAATATAGGAGATGATGTGCTACAGTATAATCTTAATTTGCCAGAAGTGCCACTTACCATTACTAAGAGAAGTATACTTGCTGAGATACAACGCTTATTTGATCCACTTGGTTGGATAGCACCTGCCTTGTTACCTGGAAAACTAATAATACAAAGACTATGGTTGAAAAGACTTACCTGGGATGAAGAAGTAGACTCTGAAACTAAAAGAGATTGGTTAGAGATGAGAAacaacttaaattatttaaaggaaaTTAAAATACCACGCTGGTTACTTATTACTAGTGATGTCATAGAAGATGTGTCAATACATGGATTTTGTGATGCATCAACAATGGCATATGGAGCAGTTGCTTACCTGAGAGTCAAAACTTAcaataatgaatataaaactATGCTGATAGCAGCGAAGACTAGAGTCGCACCTGTTAAACCAGTCTCACTGCCCCGTTTGGAACTGTGCGGTGCGGTGTTATTATCAAAGCTCTTGAAACACATCAGTCGtgctacacggataccaaggaAACAAATCTTTGCTTGGACAGATTCTACCATAGTACTATCATGGCTTACTGGAGACCCGACAagatggcaaacatttgtgagaAATCGTGTAGTAACAGTGCTTGACAATATTGGAAATGCATGGTATCATGTACAGTCTCAAGACAACCCTGCAGACATAGCATCAAGAGGAATGCTTCTTTCAGATCTCAAAGAATTTAGTTTATGGTGGAACGGCCCTAAATGGCTCACCCATGAAGAAATATTGATGTCTTGTGGAGATAATATTTCTACTGACCTAGAGTTGAGAAGAACAATTATcaatacaaacataaaaatagaCAATAATCATAATGAAGGAAATTATATACACAATCAATTTGAAAACTTTAACAACTTGATGGAACTACAAAGAACTATTGTGTACTGCAAAAAATTCTTGAATTTTAAACGAAGTAGCGATAACATTAGTACAAAGTGCTTCAGCCCACTGGAGTTAACAGAGGCTCTTGAAACATGTGTGCGGTTAGCACAACATAATGATTTTGAACATGAAATCCACGATTTGTTACAAGGGACTGGAGTAAGTAATAGAAGTGTACTGAAGAATCTCAATCCTTATCTAGACAAGAAAGGTCTTCTCAGAGTAGGCGGTCGATTACGAAATGCGGAAATGGAAAATGACGCTAAATATCCTATGATCATAAGTCATAAGAACCCCATTGCAACATTGATAGTTAGTGATGCACACTTGAAGACACTTCATGGAGGACTCCAACTCACAATGAATTTTGTTAGATCAAGATTCTGGATCATAAGAGTAAAATCATTAATATCAGCTACAATAcataaatgtttaatatgtGCAAAGCAGAAGGCTAAGGTCCGACACCAACTCATGGGAGACTTACCTGCAGCACGAGTAACACCCACTCGTCCATTCCTACACTCAGGAGTAGATTTTGCAGGCCCACTACAGATTCTGGTTTCCAGAGGAAGAGGCATGAAATGCACTAAgggatacatatgtatatttatatgcatgtcaACTAAAGCAATCCACTTGGAACTGGTTGGAGATTTAAGCACCGAGTCATTTTTAGGATGTTTTAGAAGATTTGTTGCCAGAAGAGGTCGATGCTCCCACATTTGGAGTGATCAAGGTACAAACTTTGTAGGAGCCAGTAAAGAATTAGCTAAAATGTGGCAAGAAGCAAAATTAAGTATACCTGaagatttaataaacattttagctGAAGATGGAACCCATTGGCACTTTAACCCACCTTATAGCCCAaattttggaggtttatgggaAGCTGGGGTGAAATCTATAAAATATCACTTAAGAAGAATTCTTGATAGAACACTTACCTTTGAAGAGATGTCCACCACACTGTGCCAGATTGAAGCCTGCTTAAACTCACGGCCACTATGTCCAATAGATCATAATGATATTGACAATTTAAATGTACTTACTCCTGGACACTTCCTCATTGGAGAAGCTCCAATCAATATACCTGAACCAGATCTTAGCCAAGTGAATGTAAACAGACTGTCTAGATGGCAACATACTCAGAGGATACTTCAAAACTTTTGGCATAAATGGAAGACGGAATATCTCACACGTTTACAACAAAGACCTAAATGGTTAACTATAAAGGAGGAGTTTAAAATTGGAGAAGTGGTTCTGATTAAGGAAGATCACCTTCCTCCAGGCAAATGGGCCTTAGGTCGCATAGTTGATAAATATCCTGGCTCTGATAACATCTGTAGAGTTTACAGCTTAAAATGTTGTGGTAAATTGATTAAGAGATCCATTAGTAGACTGTGTAAATTGCCAATTAATGAATAA